The following are from one region of the Diceros bicornis minor isolate mBicDic1 chromosome 37, mDicBic1.mat.cur, whole genome shotgun sequence genome:
- the LOC131399057 gene encoding tubulin alpha-4A chain, with protein MRECISVHVGQAGVQMGNACWELYCLEHGIQPDGQMPSDKTIGGGDDSFTTFFCETGAGKHVPRAVFVDLEPTVIDEIRNGPYRQLFHPEQLITGKEDAANNYARGHYTIGKEIIDPVLDRIRKLSDQCTGLQGFLVFHSFGGGTGSGFTSLLMERLSVDYGKKSKLEFSIYPAPQVSTAVVEPYNSILTTHTTLEHSDCAFMVDNEAIYDICRRNLDIERPTYTNLNRLISQIVSSITASLRFDGALNVDLTEFQTNLVPYPRIHFPLATYAPVISAEKAYHEQLSVAEITNACFEPANQMVKCDPRHGKYMACCLLYRGDVVPKDVNAAIAAIKTKRSIQFVDWCPTGFKVGINYQPPTVVPGGDLAKVQRAVCMLSNTTAIAEAWARLDHKFDLMYAKRAFVHWYVGEGMEEGEFSEAREDMAALEKDYEEVGIDSYEDEDEGEE; from the exons ATG CGTGAATGCATCTCAGTCCATGTGGGGCAGGCAGGTGTCCAGATGGGCAATGCCTGCTGGGAGCTCTACTGTCTGGAACATGGGATCCAGCCTGATGGGCAGATGCCCAGTGACAAGACCATTGGAGGAGGGGATGACTCCTTCACCACCTTCTTCTGTGAAACTGGTGCTGGAAAGCACGTGCCCCGGGCAGTGTTTGTGGATTTGGAGCCCACTGTGATTG ATGAGATCCGAAATGGCCCGTACCGGCAGCTCTTCCACCCAGAGCAGCTCATCACTGGGAAGGAGGATGCTGCCAACAACTATGCCCGAGGCCACTACACCATTGGCAAGGAGATCATTGACCCTGTGCTGGACCGGATCCGCAAGCTG TCTGACCAGTGCACAGGACTTCAGGGCTTCCTGGTGTTCCACAGCTTTGGAGGGGGCACCGGCTCTGGCTTCACCTCGCTCCTCATGGAGCGGCTCTCTGTCGACTATGGCAAGAAATCCAAGCTGGAGTTCTCCATCTACCCAGCCCCCCAGGTGTCCACAGCCGTGGTCGAGCCCTACAACTCCATCCTGACCACCCACACCACCCTGGAGCACTCAGACTGTGCCTTCATGGTGGACAATGAAGCCATCTATGACATCTGTCGTCGCAACCTGGACATTGAGCGCCCGACCTACACCAACCTCAACCGCCTCATCAGCCAAATCGTCTCCTCCATCACAGCTTCCCTGCGCTTCGACGGGGCCCTCAATGTGGACCTGACAGAGTTCCAGACCAACCTGGTGCCCTATCCTCGCATCCACTTCCCCCTGGCCACCTATGCGCCAGTCATCTCTGCAGAGAAGGCCTACCATGAGCAGCTGTCAGTGGCAGAGATCACCAATGCCTGCTTCGAGCCTGCCAACCAGATGGTGAAGTGTGATCCCCGCCACGGCAAGTACATGGCCTGCTGCCTGCTGTACCGCGGGGATGTGGTGCCCAAGGATGTCAATGCCGCCATCGCTGCCATCAAGACCAAGCGCAGTATTCAGTTCGTGGACTGGTGCCCCACGGGCTTCAAGGTTGGTATCAACTACCAGCCACCCACTGTGGTGCCCGGGGGTGACCTGGCCAAGGTGCAGCGTGCCGTGTGCATGCTGAGCAACACGACCGCCATCGCCGAGGCCTGGGCCCGCCTGGACCACAAGTTCGACCTGATGTATGCCAAGAGGGCGTTTGTGCACTGGTACGTGGGCGAGGGCATGGAGGAGGGTGAGTTCTCTGAGGCCCGGGAGGATATGGCTGCTCTGGAGAAGGATTACGAGGAGGTGGGCATCGACTCCTATGAGGACGAGGATGAGGGAGAAGAATAG